From the Corynebacterium zhongnanshanii genome, the window CCACGCTTCATGAACTCCGTCCATGCCAACGCCGCCGGTGCCGGGCCCGACAGCTTCGCCCGCGCCTTCTTCAACGCCGGCACAGGAAGCTTCAATGCCTGGCGCAGCGGCCACGGCATCTCGTCCATCAACGTGACCGCAATGATGGTCTCCACAGGGGAGTTCAGGCGCATCTTCTCCGCAACATCGGCGGACTTATCCCAGAAAAACGCAACCTTCGCCGCGTGATCCTGGAAGGGGTGCTCCAGTTCCTTCGCGGTGTACAGCGGGTTATGCAGCGTGGGGATCGCGCCTAGGGTCTGTACCGCGTAGAAGGCGATCAGCGCCTGGGGGCAGTTCGGCAGAACGAGAGCCACCGTGTCTCCCGGACGCACGCCGAGTCCTTGGAGGGCGGCCGCGGCTGTGGCGACCTCAGTGCCGAAGCGCTCATACGTGCTGGACCTGTTGAAGAAACTAAACGCCGTGCGGGTGGAGTAATCGCGCACGCCATTCCAAAAAATCTCCGGAAGCGTGAAGCCGCGAGGGTTGTCTGCGGGGTCATCCAGATCGATGGTGTGTGCTGTCCAGGGGGTGTACTGCTCGAGCCATGCCTTGGTGTCGTAGGCCTGCGATCCGGTAGATTCCTGCTGGTCGGGAGTGTTTCCGCTGCTGTTGTCTGGATGTGTCACGCTTGAGCTCCGCTTTCTGTGCGGGGATGCCGCACGAGCGTTGTTTGATGGAGTTGATGTCTCGGGGTCAGGGTCGAGCATACGCCCGTGCGCCAACGAGTGGCGCGAGCTAACGGCGCCCCAAGTCCTTCAGCACCGTGCGCACGTGCGCCCCAGCCTCAGGGCCTTCATAGGCTTCCACCACGTCATCCACGGCGCCATGCTGGCGGATCTCCCCATGGTCGATCCACAGTGCGGAATCGCACAATTGCGCCAGGAACTCATTGGAGTGGGAAGCGAACACCAGGATTCCGGAGCGTTTCACCATCTCCTCCAGCCGGGTGCGAGCCTTGGCCATGAACGCGGCATCGACGGCGCCGATGCCCTCATCCAGAAGCAGAATCTCCGGGTCAATGGACGTCACCACGCCCAACGCCAGGCGAATACGCATACCCGTGGAATAGGTGCGCAACGGCATCGCCAAATAATCGCCCAGCTCGGAAAACTCCGCAATTTCGTCCATTTTCTTGTGCATCGCACGGCGCGTCTGGCCCAAGAAAAGGCCGCGGATAATGATGTTCTCGTAGCCAGAGATTTCGGGGTCCATGCCCACACCAAGATCAAACACGGGCGCCACACGGCCCTTCACTACAGCGGAGCCGCGGGTAGGTTCGTAGATTCCAGACAAGAGGCGCAGCAGCGTGGATTTACCCGCGCCATTGTGGCCCACCAGGCCCACGCGATCGCCATCCTGGAGGTGGAGATTAATGTCCCGCAAGGCCTCCACCATCACTGTATTAGACGCGTTTTTGCCGATCACACCACCGGCCGCGCCCAGGACGGTTTGTTTCATGGAGCGAGTCTTGGCGTCGAAAATAGGGAAATCGACGCAGGCGTTATAGGTATCGATGGAAACCATAATGAAAAGTCCTGACCAGTTTGTCCTGCTTGTATTCTCTTAAACCCAATAGCTCACGCGGAAACGCCAACGGCGCATCACCAGCAGCGCAGCCACCAGGCCCACCGCGGTGAAGCCCAGCACGATCCACCAGTGATACGTCTCCAGGTGCTCGCCGATCATCGGCGCGCGGACAATCTCCAAATAGTGGTAGAGAGGATTCAGCTCCGCAATTTTCGCGCGCTGAGCAACCTCACCGCCCTGCTCTTCCAGCGTTTTCGTGGTCCACACAATAGGTGTCATGTAAAACGCCAATTGCACCAAAGAATCCAGCAGCGGCGCCACATCGCGGAACCTCGTGGCAATGATTCCGAAGAACATGGACACCCACACGCCATTAATAACCAGAAGGATCATCGCCGGAATGGCCAGTGCCAACTCCCAGCCCAAATGCGGCCGGAAAATAAGCATCAGAATCACCCAGATCACCAGGTTGTGCAGCAAGAATAGAAACTGCTTCCACACCAGGCGATACACATGCACCGACAGTGCAGAGGGAAGCTGTTTAATCAACCCCTCATTGGCAATGAAGACCTCGGAGCCCTCCTTAATACAGCCAGAGATAAAGCCCCACAGAATAAGTCCCACCGCCACGTGGGGAAGGAAGACCTTAATATCCTGCTGGAACAGCAGGGAGTACAGCAGACCCAGAGCCAGCGCCATCACACCGGTGGCGATGGTGATCCACAGGGGGCCTAGCGTGGAACGGCGATACCGCTGCTTGATGTCCTGCCAACCCAGGGCCAGCCACAGTTCTCGTTGTTGGAAGCCTTGGCGTAAGTCGCGCCACGACGCACCGAAGGTCTGGGAGCGGGACGCGGGGATCTCCGAGGCATCCGTCTGCGCAGTCATGCGCGCAAAGTCGGGTGAAGGAGTGGGCGTAGTACTCATTGCACCTAATTTACTCCCGCGGTGCCTTATTCTTAGGAATTCTCACGCGGTAGGCGTGTGGCGGCGTGGGCGCGGAGGGGGCCGGACGGCGTCGATAGTGATGGGGAGCGGCTGCATACGTGAGGTATTACGAATGTAGGAGTGAGGCGCTAAGATCATGAGGACGTCGATCGGCGGCAGGCTATGGCACGTCTGCAGCGCAGGACCAATGAGGAGGATGTGTGTTCGATAATCCCAGGGTGCGCGGCCTCTATGCGTCCTTGTCGGATGGATGGACCTATGTCAATGCGCAGTCACACCCCCAGGTTCCCGAGAAGGTCTCCGCGGCTGTGGCGCGGGCCTTCCGAGTCTCCAACTTGCAGCAGCCGATCGAAGTGGGATCCGGATTCCACTCCCGTACTGAGCAGCCGGGGCGACGCCTGGGGGAAACCTTTGAACATGCCGCCCGAGTGGCAGCGGCCGACCTCGTGGGAGGCCGCCCCGAATGCGTGATCCTGGGGCCTTCGCGCGCAGCGCTGCTGGATGGGCTGGCGCAAGTGATGGGCCACAAGCTGCGCTTGGGCCAAGAAGTTGTTCTCTCCCGCGTGGATGACCCGGCCAACATCACGCCGTGGACCCGCGCCGCCGACCTATTCGGCGCGCATGTCCGCTGGGCCGAGCCCGAACTGGCTACCGGTGCGCTGCCCAGCTGGCAATTCGCGGAACTGGTGGGGGAGCACACCGCCCTCGTGGCCGTGGGCGCCGCCAACCGTCACGTCGGCGCGGTGAACGACATCCCGGCGATCACCGGAGTTGTGCGCAAGAAAACTCCGCAGGCCTTGGTGGTGGTGGACGTAGACAATATCGCGCCGTACCGCGTCATTGACCTGCCGACGCTGGGCGCCGACGTTGTGGCAGTGGACATCGCCTCCTTGGGCGGGCCGCAGATCGGCGCCCTGGTGTTCCACAACCCAGAGGTCATGGATCGCCTCCGCCCCTTCGGCGGGCGCAGCCTGCGCACCGTCCTGGAGATCGGCGGAGTATCCGAAGGCCTGTTGGGTGGCGTGCCTGAGGCTGTGGAGCACCTCGCTTCCCTTGATGGTGAGGCGCGGGGGACGAGGCGGCGTCGATTGGAAACAACGTTGCCGCAGGTCAACGCCTACACGGGCGGCCTGGCGCGCCGGGCGGTAGAAGGTCTGCAGGCGCTCGGCACGGTCCACGTGGTGGGAGTGGACGGAGACTTCCACGCCAACCCGTCTTTCGACAACATCGACCGCATCCCGCGCGTCACCTTCATCGTGGACGCCGTCCCCGCCGACGTGGCACAGCAGCGCCTCGTGGCCCACGGGGTCGTAGCGGATGTCGTGCGGCCCTCCCAGTCCGAGCTGCTGCGCGTGATGGGAGTGTTCGGCGACCCCGAGATGGCCGACGGGGGACGACGCGCACGGCGAGTCCGACCGGGGCGGCACAGTAGTGCGGCGGCGGTGGCGTCGGTGGATGATCCCTACCGCCGGGCCGCATGGGGCGAGGAGCCCGCGGACGAGGCGGGTGCGGTGACGCTGTCTTTCTCGCCGCACAACACGGCCTACGACGTGGATCAGGTTATCCGGGCGGTGGCGTCCCTGGCGTGAGCGGGGCGGTGCAGTCAGTCAGCGTGATGAGCGCCGCTAAACCTGCGGCACCTCCAGCACGATCTTGCCCGTGACCTCGCCCGCGAGCAGCGCCTTGTGTGCCTCGGCGGCCTGCTGAACCGGCAGGACCCGGTCCACGTGCGTGCGGATCGTGCCGTCGGCCAGCAGCGGCCAGACGTTTTCGTAGGTGGCGCGCACGATGCGGGCCTTATCCTCCGGATCGCGGTAACGCAGCCCCGTGGCGCTGATGGTGCCGCGGGTAGCGAGCAGGCGTCCGATGTTCAGCTCGCCCTTCACGCCGCCCTGCATGCCGATCGTGACGATGTGCCCGTCCGGCGCCAGGGCCTTGATGTTCGAGTCCAGGTACTTCGCGCCGATGATGTCCAGGATCACATTCGCGCCGCCCTCCGCTGTCAGTACCTCGGCGAAGTCCTCTTCCTTGTAGTTTATGAGGATGTCCGCGCCATAGCGCGCGCAGGTATCGAGCTTGTTCTGCGAGCCCGCGGTCACGGCCACGCGCGCGCCGAGGGCTTTGGCGGTCTGGATGCCGAACAGGCCGATGCCTCCGCCGCCGCCGTGGAAGAGCACCAGGTCGCCCTTGTTGACGTGCGCGGTCATCATGATGTTGGACCACACGGTGGTGGCGACTTCCACCACGGAGGCGGCGTCCCGCAGCGAGTAGCCCTCGGGCAGCGGCATCAGCTGGCCGTGCGGGACCGTGACGTGTTGCGCGTACCCGCCGCCGGAGAGGAGGACCGCCACCTGGTCACCCGCCTGCCATGGTGATCCGTCCGGCCGTTGCGCGCCGTTGGGATCTTCAACGACGCCAGCAGCCTCCAACCCGATAGTGTTCGTAGTACCTTGCGGTGGTGGGTAGTGGCCGGCCGCTTGCAGCGTATCCGCCCGGTTCACGCCAGCGAAGTGAATCGCGACCAGGGCTTCGCCGTCTTTCGGGGTGGGCTTGGTGACGGGCTGCCAGGTGAGGGAGGAGGGGTCGTTGGTCTCCGTCTGCACGATGGCGTGGGAAGTGTTGTTGGTAGTGGGGGACGTGTTGTTGTGGGAAGCGTTGTCGTGAGTCATGTTTCCCACCCTAGCTATTTTCGCCCGGGTGCTGTGGTTGTGGTTATGGGAAGCCAGTGTTGTAACATGGTGCCTGTTCACTACGTGAGGTTTTTCGCATGTGCCGCCAGGTGGCGCGGGGAATCGAAGTGTGAATGCCTGGAAGTATGGCAGAGCGGCCGAATGCACTGGTCTTGAAAACCAGCGTCGTGAGAGCGACCGGGGGTTCAAATCCCTCTACTTCCGCCAATCACTTTCCCCAGTTCAGCGATGAGCTGGGGATTAGTTGTATCTGTGCAGGTGTAGGCACTGTTGTAGTATATTCCATGCAAGACCATTCTGGTCAAAAAACACCCCCCGGTGGTCAAAAATTGGTCAAAATAATCACGATGACCACAACCACCACCCCAGCAGAGAGCACACAACATGGCCAGGAAACCTAACCTCAACAACTACCCAGGTGTAGACGCGTTCCCCAGCACACGTAAGGGAGCCAAAAAGGGTGAAGTGCGTTACCGACAGCGGTACACAGGCGCGGACGGGAAACGGTATTGGAGCTTTCATGATTTTGCCCATGAAGCAGCAGCAGAGCGCGAAAAGCAGCTACAGGCG encodes:
- a CDS encoding ABC transporter ATP-binding protein, which encodes MVSIDTYNACVDFPIFDAKTRSMKQTVLGAAGGVIGKNASNTVMVEALRDINLHLQDGDRVGLVGHNGAGKSTLLRLLSGIYEPTRGSAVVKGRVAPVFDLGVGMDPEISGYENIIIRGLFLGQTRRAMHKKMDEIAEFSELGDYLAMPLRTYSTGMRIRLALGVVTSIDPEILLLDEGIGAVDAAFMAKARTRLEEMVKRSGILVFASHSNEFLAQLCDSALWIDHGEIRQHGAVDDVVEAYEGPEAGAHVRTVLKDLGRR
- a CDS encoding ABC transporter permease — translated: MSTTPTPSPDFARMTAQTDASEIPASRSQTFGASWRDLRQGFQQRELWLALGWQDIKQRYRRSTLGPLWITIATGVMALALGLLYSLLFQQDIKVFLPHVAVGLILWGFISGCIKEGSEVFIANEGLIKQLPSALSVHVYRLVWKQFLFLLHNLVIWVILMLIFRPHLGWELALAIPAMILLVINGVWVSMFFGIIATRFRDVAPLLDSLVQLAFYMTPIVWTTKTLEEQGGEVAQRAKIAELNPLYHYLEIVRAPMIGEHLETYHWWIVLGFTAVGLVAALLVMRRWRFRVSYWV
- a CDS encoding aminotransferase class V-fold PLP-dependent enzyme — protein: MFDNPRVRGLYASLSDGWTYVNAQSHPQVPEKVSAAVARAFRVSNLQQPIEVGSGFHSRTEQPGRRLGETFEHAARVAAADLVGGRPECVILGPSRAALLDGLAQVMGHKLRLGQEVVLSRVDDPANITPWTRAADLFGAHVRWAEPELATGALPSWQFAELVGEHTALVAVGAANRHVGAVNDIPAITGVVRKKTPQALVVVDVDNIAPYRVIDLPTLGADVVAVDIASLGGPQIGALVFHNPEVMDRLRPFGGRSLRTVLEIGGVSEGLLGGVPEAVEHLASLDGEARGTRRRRLETTLPQVNAYTGGLARRAVEGLQALGTVHVVGVDGDFHANPSFDNIDRIPRVTFIVDAVPADVAQQRLVAHGVVADVVRPSQSELLRVMGVFGDPEMADGGRRARRVRPGRHSSAAAVASVDDPYRRAAWGEEPADEAGAVTLSFSPHNTAYDVDQVIRAVASLA
- a CDS encoding NAD(P)H-quinone oxidoreductase, producing MTHDNASHNNTSPTTNNTSHAIVQTETNDPSSLTWQPVTKPTPKDGEALVAIHFAGVNRADTLQAAGHYPPPQGTTNTIGLEAAGVVEDPNGAQRPDGSPWQAGDQVAVLLSGGGYAQHVTVPHGQLMPLPEGYSLRDAASVVEVATTVWSNIMMTAHVNKGDLVLFHGGGGGIGLFGIQTAKALGARVAVTAGSQNKLDTCARYGADILINYKEEDFAEVLTAEGGANVILDIIGAKYLDSNIKALAPDGHIVTIGMQGGVKGELNIGRLLATRGTISATGLRYRDPEDKARIVRATYENVWPLLADGTIRTHVDRVLPVQQAAEAHKALLAGEVTGKIVLEVPQV